From the genome of Halomonas sp. MCCC 1A13316, one region includes:
- a CDS encoding carbohydrate ABC transporter permease, with the protein MNKVQNNRAWFLILPMLLLVAFSAIVPLMTVVNYSVQDVFDANTRFFTGTEWFEVMLNDRALQAALLRQFAFSFTILAIEVPLGIGIALLMPKRGWQASAVLILITLPLLIPWNVVGSIWQLFTRSDIGLMGVSIRELGYAYNITRNPSDAWVTIILMDVWHWTPLIALLCYSGLRAIPDAYYQAARIDRASKWAVFRYIQLPKLTNVLVIGVLLRFMHSFMIYAEPFVLTGGGPGSSTTFLSQTLTTMAIGQRDLGPSAAFSLIYFLIILLVCWVFYTAIMNSQKDNTTQGGA; encoded by the coding sequence ATGAACAAGGTCCAGAACAATCGGGCGTGGTTCCTGATTCTGCCCATGCTGTTGCTGGTGGCGTTCTCCGCCATCGTGCCGCTGATGACGGTGGTCAACTACTCGGTGCAGGACGTGTTCGATGCCAACACGCGCTTTTTCACCGGTACCGAGTGGTTCGAGGTGATGCTCAACGACCGCGCGCTGCAGGCCGCATTGCTGCGCCAATTCGCCTTCTCGTTCACCATTCTGGCGATCGAGGTGCCGCTGGGTATCGGCATTGCGTTGTTGATGCCCAAGCGCGGCTGGCAGGCGTCAGCGGTACTGATTCTGATCACGCTGCCATTGCTGATTCCCTGGAACGTGGTGGGCAGCATCTGGCAGCTTTTTACCCGCAGTGACATCGGCCTGATGGGGGTGAGCATCCGTGAGCTGGGCTACGCCTACAACATCACCCGCAACCCCTCCGATGCCTGGGTTACGATCATCCTCATGGATGTGTGGCACTGGACGCCGCTGATCGCCCTGCTGTGCTATAGCGGCCTGCGAGCGATTCCGGATGCCTATTACCAGGCGGCGCGCATCGACCGCGCCTCCAAGTGGGCGGTGTTCCGCTACATCCAACTGCCCAAGCTGACCAATGTGCTGGTCATCGGCGTGCTGCTGCGTTTCATGCACTCATTCATGATCTACGCCGAGCCGTTCGTGCTGACTGGCGGCGGGCCGGGCAGTTCCACCACCTTTCTCAGCCAAACGCTGACCACCATGGCCATTGGACAGCGTGACCTGGGCCCCTCGGCGGCATTCTCGCTGATCTACTTCCTCATTATTCTGCTGGTCTGCTGGGTGTTCTACACCGCGATCATGAACAGCCAGAAGGACAACACCACTCAGGGAGGAGCCTGA
- a CDS encoding ABC transporter ATP-binding protein has product MAQITLKSLAHSYSASPSGPEDYAIREMDHVWKQGGAYALLGPSGCGKSTLLNIISGLLTPSDGQVLFDDQVMNELPPEERNIAQVFQFPVVYDTMTVYDNLAFPLRNVGTAEAKVRERVAEVADILDLTSLLRRKARNLTADEKQKVSMGRGLVRDDVSAILFDEPLTVIDPQLKWKLRRKLKEIHERFNITMIYVTHDQLEASTFADKIAVMYEGQVVQFGTPRELFEAPAHTFVGYFIGSPGMNFVEVVRTDKGGVRAGTVDLTLPPALQRAIQQTRSRNVKLGIRPEFVEILTAPAADAYPIEIGNVQDLGTYRIVSFTFAGVAFRARLEEDQPLPEGQAFVRFPEAWLSLYIDEFRVEVGQ; this is encoded by the coding sequence ATGGCCCAGATAACTCTCAAGTCGCTGGCACACAGCTATTCGGCCAGCCCCTCCGGACCCGAGGACTACGCCATCCGTGAAATGGACCACGTATGGAAGCAGGGTGGGGCCTATGCCTTGCTCGGACCGTCGGGCTGCGGCAAGTCGACATTGCTCAATATCATTTCCGGTCTGCTCACGCCCTCGGATGGGCAGGTTCTGTTCGACGATCAGGTAATGAACGAGTTGCCGCCCGAGGAGCGCAACATCGCCCAGGTATTCCAGTTCCCGGTGGTCTACGACACCATGACGGTGTACGACAACCTGGCCTTTCCGCTGCGCAACGTGGGCACTGCCGAAGCCAAGGTGCGCGAGCGCGTGGCCGAAGTGGCCGACATTCTCGATCTCACCTCGCTGCTCCGACGCAAGGCACGCAACCTCACTGCCGATGAGAAGCAGAAGGTCTCCATGGGTCGTGGGTTGGTACGCGACGACGTCTCGGCGATTCTCTTCGACGAACCGCTCACGGTGATCGATCCACAGCTCAAATGGAAGCTTCGACGCAAGCTCAAGGAGATCCACGAGCGCTTCAACATCACCATGATCTATGTGACTCATGACCAGCTCGAGGCTTCGACATTCGCCGACAAGATTGCGGTCATGTATGAAGGCCAAGTGGTGCAGTTCGGCACCCCGCGCGAACTGTTCGAGGCACCGGCCCACACCTTCGTCGGCTATTTCATCGGCAGCCCCGGGATGAATTTCGTCGAGGTGGTACGAACCGATAAGGGGGGCGTGCGTGCCGGCACCGTCGACCTGACTCTACCGCCTGCGCTGCAACGAGCGATCCAACAAACCCGTTCGCGCAACGTCAAGCTGGGCATTCGGCCCGAGTTCGTCGAGATTCTGACCGCTCCCGCCGCAGACGCTTACCCCATCGAGATCGGCAACGTTCAGGATCTCGGTACTTACCGCATCGTGTCGTTCACCTTTGCCGGTGTGGCGTTCCGTGCCCGCCTGGAGGAGGACCAGCCCTTGCCGGAGGGTCAAGCGTTCGTCCGCTTCCCCGAGGCGTGGTTGAGCCTGTACATCGACGAGTTCCGCGTGGAGGTGGGGCAATGA
- a CDS encoding ABC transporter ATP-binding protein, with product MSLILENIDHVVNGATHIEGVNLELAPGSFNVLLGRTLAGKTTLMRIMAGLEIPTRGRVLMHGEDVTRKSVRKRNVSMVYQQFINYPGLTVYDNIASPLKLARVPREEIRQRVHDTAAMLHIEQLLDRYPAELSGGQQQRTAMGRALVKDADLILFDEPLVNLDYKLREEFREELRELFKTRNCIAVYATTEPNEALALGGHAAVLHEGRLLQYGPTEDVYHRPSDVLSAEMFSEPPINVMPAMVSGSEVTFDRNVHFPLNRDLAGLSPGQYQFGVRASHIGLKPQAEDDLELDVTVDIAEISGAETFLHVRNDRFQLVLHLGGIHEFAVDQPLKVYLPTHKIYAFDRHGDVVHIPSRPGAH from the coding sequence ATGTCCTTGATACTTGAAAACATCGACCATGTGGTCAACGGAGCAACACATATCGAAGGGGTCAACCTCGAGTTGGCGCCCGGCTCCTTCAACGTTTTGCTGGGCCGAACCCTGGCCGGCAAGACGACACTGATGCGGATCATGGCCGGTCTCGAAATACCAACCCGTGGCCGTGTGCTGATGCATGGCGAGGATGTGACGCGCAAATCGGTACGCAAGCGCAACGTCTCGATGGTCTATCAGCAGTTCATCAATTACCCGGGCCTCACCGTCTACGACAACATAGCTTCTCCGCTCAAGCTGGCCCGGGTGCCACGTGAGGAAATTCGCCAGCGGGTCCACGACACGGCCGCAATGCTGCATATCGAGCAATTGCTCGACCGCTACCCGGCGGAGCTTTCGGGCGGCCAGCAGCAGCGCACCGCGATGGGCCGAGCGCTGGTCAAGGATGCCGACCTGATCCTGTTCGACGAACCGCTGGTCAACCTCGACTACAAGCTGCGCGAAGAGTTTCGCGAGGAACTGCGCGAGCTTTTCAAGACGCGCAACTGCATCGCCGTGTACGCCACCACTGAGCCCAACGAGGCGCTGGCGCTGGGTGGGCACGCTGCCGTGCTGCATGAGGGGCGCCTGCTGCAATACGGTCCCACCGAGGATGTCTACCACCGCCCGAGCGATGTGCTCAGCGCCGAGATGTTCTCGGAACCGCCGATCAACGTGATGCCGGCGATGGTGTCAGGCTCGGAAGTGACTTTCGATCGTAACGTGCATTTCCCGCTCAACCGCGATCTGGCCGGCCTGTCCCCGGGCCAGTACCAGTTCGGCGTGCGAGCCTCGCACATCGGTCTCAAGCCTCAGGCGGAAGATGACCTGGAGCTGGATGTAACGGTCGATATCGCCGAGATCAGTGGGGCCGAGACTTTCCTGCACGTGCGCAACGATCGCTTCCAACTGGTACTGCACCTGGGTGGAATACACGAGTTCGCCGTTGATCAGCCGCTCAAGGTCTACCTGCCGACCCACAAGATCTATGCCTTCGACCGACATGGCGACGTCGTGCATATCCCGTCACGGCCAGGAGCGCACTGA
- a CDS encoding YqaE/Pmp3 family membrane protein: MDAREYLARKGLDGRRDEERPNTLEEKAWERARQAGGHQPRAGTPYDWEDWERYHEELAEGAESIDQKVDHEAHRQAQEPERAEREVDAVVQEYVPSAERSSATAGTQMATASSPWQESATLRFSYKALAVLLPPLAVGLAQGGSARVLVSLLLTLLGWVPGCLYAWSWLRRRLR; this comes from the coding sequence ATGGATGCGCGTGAATACTTGGCGAGAAAAGGACTCGATGGCCGCCGGGACGAGGAGCGCCCCAACACGCTGGAGGAGAAAGCGTGGGAGCGTGCCCGTCAGGCAGGTGGGCACCAGCCTCGCGCCGGTACTCCCTATGACTGGGAGGACTGGGAGCGCTATCACGAGGAACTGGCCGAAGGTGCCGAATCCATCGACCAGAAGGTCGATCACGAAGCGCATCGTCAGGCACAGGAGCCCGAGCGCGCGGAGCGCGAGGTGGACGCGGTGGTGCAGGAATACGTGCCGTCGGCTGAGCGCAGTTCAGCCACTGCTGGCACACAGATGGCAACGGCATCCTCGCCATGGCAAGAGTCTGCGACGTTGCGCTTTTCCTACAAGGCGCTAGCCGTGCTTCTACCTCCCTTGGCCGTTGGCCTGGCCCAGGGGGGGAGCGCGCGCGTGCTCGTCAGCCTGCTCCTTACACTGCTGGGTTGGGTGCCGGGCTGCCTCTACGCCTGGTCATGGTTGAGACGCCGGCTGAGGTGA
- a CDS encoding CBS domain-containing protein — protein MPNRAPTIVREIMSRDCYRVTGNMSITTLAEGLALHRLPGVPVVDHHDQLIGFISEQDVLGKLLQSAYLNDEAPLVKELMRNEVLSVSPTKSITDLAQEMLGQKPKVFPVTEQGRLCGIVTRRDVLTAILRMRHS, from the coding sequence ATGCCCAACCGGGCCCCTACCATCGTTCGCGAGATCATGTCCCGGGATTGCTACCGGGTCACAGGCAACATGTCGATCACCACCCTGGCCGAAGGCCTGGCCTTGCATCGTCTGCCCGGCGTACCGGTCGTCGATCATCATGACCAACTGATCGGTTTCATTTCCGAGCAGGACGTGCTCGGCAAGCTGCTCCAGAGCGCTTACCTCAACGACGAGGCCCCACTGGTGAAGGAACTGATGCGCAACGAGGTTCTCTCCGTTTCGCCTACCAAGAGCATCACCGATCTTGCACAGGAGATGCTAGGCCAGAAACCCAAGGTATTCCCGGTGACGGAACAGGGCCGCCTGTGCGGCATCGTGACCCGTCGCGATGTGCTGACCGCCATTCTGCGCATGCGGCACAGCTGA
- a CDS encoding helix-turn-helix transcriptional regulator — protein sequence MSSVIRQIPLDTATQHHVHDFHQIVIGLQGQAEFEIEGLGGAISAFSGCIVPANHVHYYMGQGVNRQLILDLPANAPSLTGYHHELSRLFDAPRFFALDKPLKHYLDFLLLEQADSQQRLSNTQSDRLAATFLGCLHARLGGAPSQPAMRQLDLAKLDHFIDRHLSCPISVADLAAQACLSEAHFRSRFRQQTGLSPWQYVRRRRLEAARRLLEEGHMPLSQIALNTGFAHQSAFSHAFRGAYGCPPSQLRRSNKLGSSAAFPTNRLQHTT from the coding sequence ATGTCCAGTGTCATACGCCAGATTCCGCTCGATACCGCTACCCAGCATCATGTCCATGACTTTCACCAGATCGTCATCGGTTTGCAGGGCCAGGCAGAATTCGAAATCGAGGGTCTGGGCGGTGCAATCTCGGCGTTTTCCGGCTGTATCGTGCCCGCCAATCACGTGCACTACTACATGGGTCAGGGCGTCAATCGCCAGCTGATCCTCGACCTGCCTGCCAATGCCCCCTCGCTCACCGGTTATCACCACGAGCTGTCGCGGCTTTTCGATGCCCCCCGCTTCTTCGCCCTGGACAAGCCGCTCAAGCATTACCTGGATTTTTTGCTGCTCGAGCAAGCCGACAGCCAGCAGCGCTTGAGCAACACCCAGAGCGATCGGCTGGCGGCGACTTTTCTCGGCTGCCTGCACGCCAGACTTGGCGGTGCACCCTCGCAGCCGGCAATGCGCCAGCTCGACTTGGCCAAGCTCGACCATTTCATCGATCGACACCTGTCCTGCCCGATCTCGGTCGCCGACCTTGCCGCACAGGCGTGCCTCAGCGAAGCGCATTTCCGTAGCCGCTTTCGCCAGCAGACCGGACTCTCCCCCTGGCAGTACGTTCGCCGGCGTCGCCTGGAAGCAGCTCGGCGGTTGCTCGAGGAAGGTCACATGCCGCTTTCACAGATCGCCCTTAATACCGGCTTCGCTCACCAGAGCGCCTTCTCTCATGCGTTCCGCGGCGCCTACGGCTGCCCTCCCAGCCAGCTTCGACGTAGCAACAAGCTGGGCAGTTCCGCCGCCTTCCCCACAAACCGCCTACAACATACGACTTAA